The window TGGGAACTTTGCAGGCAGGCATGCCATCGCCTACCATGCTTCCTGCAGACTGGCCAATCTTCATCGTGGATTTGAAGGATTGTTTCTTTACAATTCCTTTGCATCCTGATGACAGaccaaaatttgccttttcGGTGCCAGCAATCGACAATGCTGAGCCCGCACAGCGATATCAATGGAGGGTCTTGCCCCAGGGGATGCGTAATTCCCCTGCCATATGTCAATGGTATGTGGCTCGTGCCTTGTCTGGAGTTCGCAAGCAGTTTCCTGGTGCACGTCTGTATCATTATATGGACGACATTTTGGTGGCTGCTTCTACCCAGGATGAGCTGCTGAGGATTCAGCCTCGGTTGCTCGATGCTTTGCATGAGCATGGACTGCAGGTGGCTCCAGAAAAGGTTCAGCGACAACctccttggaagtatttggggGTCAAAATTCTGGAACGGACAATCCaacaccaggaggtgcaattTGTGCATTCGGTGAAGACACTGAATGATGCCCAGAAGTTGATGGGTGTCATCACTTGGTTACGTCCGTACCTGGGACTAACCGACGCACAGCTGTCTCCTCTGTATGATTTGTTGAAAGGAGACTCTGATCTAAAGTCACCTCGCACGTTGACCCCTGAGGCATGTCgggtgctggaggaggttcaGCGGGCTGTTTCTGCCCGCCAAGTTTATCGCATTGATTTCTCCGTTGGTGTCACTGTATTCGTTACCATTCCAGATTCGCATCCCACAGGTATCATTGGCCAGTGGAGTGACAAATGGTCTGATCCTTTGCACATCTTGGAATGGGTTTTCCTGCCCCATTGGCCGCAGAAGACAGCAACTGAATTGGCTGAGTTGCTTGCTCGCTTAATAATCAAATGCCGGCAACGGTGTTTGCAATTGATGGGCGCAGATCCCGCAAAGATCATACTCCCGGTATCCCGGGAGGATTTTGACTGGAGCCTTGCACATAGCGTATCCCTGCAATGTGCTCTGGTaaacttttcagggcagatcAATTATCATCTGCCCAGCCACAAGCTACTGCAGGTGGCGAAATCCACGCAAATTTCTTTGCGGCCCAAAAATAGTCAGGAACCTGTGCAAGGGCCCACTGTCTTTACTGATGGCTCGGGAAAGACTGGAAAGGCCATTGCTACCTGGCAGGATGGATCTGAATGGCAGGTTCTGGGAGGTCATCAGGATGGATCAGCCCAATTGGTTGAATTAAGGGCTGCTGTTATGGCATTTGAGAGATTTTCCCAGGGACCTTTCAATTTGGTCACGGATTCCGCCTATGTGGCTGACATTGCACAGCGATTGGGTCATTCAGTGTTGAAGGAGGTCAGTAATCCTgccttgtttcatttactgaagaCATTGTGGTGTGCCATTCAGGCCCGGGTTCATCCATTTTATGTTTTGCATGTGAGGAGTCACACCAACTTGCCAGGATTTGTGGCAGAAGGTAACGCGAGGGCTGACAGGTTGGCTAACCCGGCGTGGGTAGCACCTCAGCCTGATACACTCGCGCAGGCCAAGGCATCGCACGGGTTTTTCCATCAGAACGCACATACcttgcagaagcagtttcagctgaTGCCAACGGAGGCTCGGGACATTGTCGAGTCCTGTGACGACTGCCATGTGCTTGCTCCACCTTTACCAGCAGGGGTAAACCCCAGAGGCCTTAGGGCTTTGGAGCTTTGGCAGACTGATGTCACCCAGATTGCCGAGTTTGGCCGGCTTAAGTATGTGCATGTCACGGTGGACACGTTCTCTTCTGCAATGTGggcttctgctcacactggagaGAAAGCCCGCGATGTCATTGCCCACTGGCGGCAGGCTTTTGCCGTCCTGGGGGtaccttctgctgtgaaaaccgACAATGGTCCTGCTTACGCATCGCAAAAGGTGCggcagttcctgcagttgtGGGGTGTGTCACACAAGTTTGGTATCCCTCATTCTCCAACTggtcaagctattgtagaaTGCGCTCATGGTACCCTGAAGCGGgttcttcaaaaacagaaaaggggaatGCAGGGTGAAACCCCGCACAGTCGGTTGGAAAAAGCATTGTACACCATCAATCATCTTACAGTGCAACAGAACTCAAATAACCCTGTCATTTTGAACCATCATTTTTCATTGCAGGCTGCGGACGAGGCACATCAGCCTCGAGCAAAGGTTCGAGTGCGGAATTTAGTCACCAAACAGTGGGAAGGTCCTTATGACCTTATCGCTTCGGGGCGCGGGTATGCTTGTGTGTCCACAGATACTGGGGCACGATGGGTACCTTCAAAGTGTGTTCGCCCTGACCTGCGACCACAGAGACAGAATCCGGCCGACGGGCAACATGGAAACCGTGACCAACCTGAAAGGCATCAAGTGGGTGAATCGCTGAGTGATGACTTGGATGCAGACAACACGAGTGATCACTCTGATGATTCCTCCATGAATGGACACTGAacactgttcatttttctttttccattttctttttttaaactgagaagggtgagatgtcgccctgatttcttaggattttctaaagccttctgaatttacattcttgtagagaactttctcacgcaactttctgtaaacaacctcttgttttgcattctttcatagaggtggagaaatttgatacactggtagtttgtccagtgtcgttggagaggtggcacgttcaccttccaatccactggcaccttttgagaactataaatgattggagtcagaaaaaataaattagtctcttcatggtgaccaaagctgtggtgcgtcgtttttccttgtgtcctcagGTGACATCCCAGTACTCCCATCATCCCAGTTCCCccttatcccagttccccattatcccactctcccagttatcccagttccccattatcccagttatcccagtccCACATTATCCCTctctcccagttatcccagtactcccattatcccagttatcccagttccccattatcccactctcccagttatcccattatcccagttatcccagttccccattatcccactctcccagttatCTCAGtactcccattatcccagttccccattatcccagttatcccagtttcCCTAACCCACTCTCCCATTTATCCCAGtactcccattatcccagttccccattatcccagttccccccattatcccaattccccattatcccacttccccagttatcccagttccccccgttATCCCAGTACTCCCATTATCTCAGttccccccattatcccagttccccattatcccagttatcccagttcccccaattatcccagttccccattatcccactctcccagttatcccagtttctcccccattatcccagttccccattatcccactctcccagttaccccagtttctcccccattttcccagtttccccattATCCCGTGctccccagttatcccagttccccatgaTGCCTGAGAGACTGGAGAGattatatggaactgggataaaacagggaatgggatcaaatagggacgGGGATCCTATGGAatgggataaactggactgggataaactggactgggattatatggaactgggataaaacagggaatgggatcaaatATGCACTGGAATCCTATGGACcgggataaactggactggggttatatggaactgggataaaacagggaatgggatcgaATAGGGCCTGGGAccctatggactgggataaactggactgggataGCCCAGACTGGGATCCTATGAACTGGGATAATCTGGACTGGGATAGCCCGGACTGGGATCCTATGGACCTgaatcctatggactgggataaactggactgggattatatggaactgggatcctatggactgggataaaacagggacTGGGACCCTGTGGAATGCAATCCTATGGAGTGGGACCACCCAGACTGGGATAACATGGACTGGGATCCTACAGACTGGGACTGCACAGAGTGGGACTGCAcagactgggaccacatggatcAGGACCATAGAGACTGGGATAAACAGGACTGGGATGATATGGAATGGGATCCTACAGACACGGAGCATACAAATCCCAGTACAAACTGGGATCGCATGGGAGAGGAGGGGTGAAGAAGGAGAGCGAGTAGGGCTGGAAACAGGAGAAGGAgatggggaaagggagggggaagaggaagaggaggagggatggaaggggagggatgaaggaggacagggaggagaggatagcacacaggaggaggaggaggagcgaTGGAAGAGGAGagatgaaggaggagaaggcgAGGGGGGttagggagaaggagaaggggggaaggaagaggagaatcAGGTGGGGTTAGGGAAGAGCAGGAGggggggagaagaggagggagggaagggcagggatgaaggggacattgggggtcccggtggcagctgccagcagaggcagcctggaggagcagagccctgtgtcccccaggagcccaaagtggggagcccagagaggggggagcacCGCCATCGGTGGGACCCTcaagagcctggagaggggagcccgggagcccaaaaagcacCGGCAGCCCTAAATGGGGAGAGCCAAGAGGGGGGAGCTTTTGGGATTGCTGGGACTCCCAACAGCCTGGGGAGGGCGGGCAGCGAGGAGAAGGGGGACCCCCAATCCAAGCGTGacccccagcagctgggacaggggggagccccaaacagcaaaggggagggagcagggacggggaactcctgggaggctttttcagggctgaatcttggtgtttgggaggtttttatGGAGCCCAGGTGGCCAGGGACTTCTAGAGATGGACTCGGGCAGAGGGACCTTCAGACTCAAggtgctcatcccttgttttccccagaccaggatttcccattcccagcccctgggaggcGGCGAGGAAGAGGAAGACCCTGTCCTTGTCTTtgctcccccagagcaggagctgaggatggagagcagggaggacaaatccctgcagcagaacctcgtggaagaggcTGATTTGAGCGGCTCCACGACGCAGGAACCCAGCGggaaggaaaagccctggagatgccGCACGAGGACAGGCTGCAAACGCAGATCGCGgggatctgaggaggaaagacccaccctgggCCAGGGAGGCAGCCGGAGATCGAGacagagctcggagctggtggtccatgagcagctccatgatggggagaagccccacaCGTGCTCAGAGTGTGGGAAGAACTTCAGGAGGAGCTCAAACCTGATCaggcaccagaggatccacagtggggagaggccctacgagtgtagggagtgtgggaagagcttcaggcggagctcccacctgatgaagcaccagaggatccacactggggagaggccctacgagtgtggggagtgtgggaagagcttcagacagagctccagcctgaacgtgcaccagaggatccacactggggagaggccctatgagtgttccaagtgtgggaagagcttcagccagagctacAGCCTGATcaagcaccagaggatccacactggggagaggccctacgagtgttccaagtgtgggaagaggtttcagaccagctcccatctcctcacGCACTATCTggttcacacagaggagaggcccttctgctgccctgactgcgGGAAGGGATTCAGGCAGAAGTCCCACCTCATCagacaccagcgcatccacaccggggaggggccctacgagtgtccccagtgtgggaagagcttccccagcagctctaCCTTGACCAAACACCAACGGAGCCACCGGTAATGGAAGCGCCGCGAGTGCCCCAATGTGAGGAGAGCTAAACTGCATCCCCCACTGGAGGACCCACAttgggcacagccctggtgacccacattccctgtgATCCACATTGGGAACACACCCGGCTGCTTCTCCTTTCCTATtgaccttaatttttttctcttctcaattTAACTGCACTCCAAAAGCCAAGAGGCATCGATCTTTCCCCTCAAAACCACTCACATGCCACTGAAAACCACTGAATTTTAACCCATAAAGGCTCAATCCCACCTCAATTTGCTTGTTCCCACCTCAAAAATCTCAATCCCACCCAAAACTCACTCGATTCCACAGCCTCCAGAGTGAGATGGGGTTGGGAGGAGATTAGGAGAAGTGGGATCCCAGTTTGGAGCGGTGACATGGGGACTGTGTGGGGATGGGTGGCTGGGATGTATTTGATAGCAAATAAAACTTTCAGACTTACTGATTTCTTTGCCGTTCATTTTCAGTCCGTGGCAGTTCTGTCTGCAGAGCGCCGCCTCACAGAGtgtcccctcacagttcccgccctcggcctggccccgcccctttcccctcacggttcccgccctcggcctggccccgcccctttcccaATATGGTACCCGCACTTtgccccgcccctttcccctcacggatcccgcccttggcctggccccgccccctttGCCTCGTggttcccgccctttccccgcccctttccACTCACagttcccgccctttccccgcccctttcccctcacggttcccgcctttccccgcccctttcccctcacagttcccgccctttccccgcccctttcccctcacggttcggCCTTCGGgaacgggggaggaggaggagggagggaggaagaggcgcagcggcagccgggagcagctggaggagaggagagaaggaatcgcgggGCCCTGGCGCTGCCAGAAGATgccgcagccccgggagcatcgccccccatcccgcaggtgcccgggcagggggagctcggcccaaatatcccagGGTTTGcctgggttggggttttttgggggggatgtttggagctggcagggctccaaagccgagccgcagctggccctcgggggacatcggggggttcccgggaggtgtttttgggtgGTCCCGGGGCCGGCAGTGGCTTCTCCCAGTACGAGCCCAGTTCGTTACAGTATGAGCCTGGTAACTTTctctcactccctgcaggattccagtctctcccagtttgatcccagcttatcccgacctgtcccggctccataCCCGCTCGTtccgcgggctgccagggctgcgggaacggggcaccgagggtgtcgctgctcctgttaaaggaggaggagggagggaagggcagggcagggatgaaggaggaggaagaggtgcagctggaaggagggaggcgtggggaaagctgcattcaaggctcttcattgacttctcattgtcctgctcggagcttttggagttttgtgccagaaatctctcccctcccccactcccccacagggctttggggcggttttccctttttgggggaaatcaaaGCGATGCACGGATGCTCCGAATTAGGGGGCAGGAgaagtggggctgctgggcttcccGCAGAGCCGGAGCCAGCGAAGGCGAAGGCGCAGGGCCGGGAAAGCCGTGTCGGGAGGTGCGGAGCAGTTTGTTGGTGCTGCAGATGGAtgccggcccgggcccgggcccgttccagggctgttcctcatctccggctttgccctcccacagcccggggGGCCCTGAGAGCGCGGGGCGAGGCTGTGCCGTGTGCAGAGCCCGCCCCTCGCTGCCATTGGCCGCTGCTGCCGTCAGTCGCGGTTCTGGCGCGCTGATTGGTGAGAGCGGGGCGAAGCACGGCCCCGCTGGCGGCCTGAGGGCGGCCctggctcggcagcggcgccattggcggagcgtctgtgcgggcccgggagcggcggcagcggccggagcgcggggaggcggcattggcggagctcggaggcggccccggcgcaggtgggagccgcgccgggttctgcgggggctcggggctcgctgcgggcggagggggcggcagggggctccggcggcttggcggtgccgtgtccggcccgtgccggccctgggctgagggcgctgcgggagcggctgcccgcggtctccttcccgccgctgcctgggcaggagccgctgccggagcagcgctggctcgtcccagttgctgtggctgggacagaggtggctgccccgtggccgggaccgtgcggggaaattcccgtcgccggaggtttctgtggccagaggagaccgaggagtcctgtcaaagtgactcgattgctgagcagagggagaggccgtggggcatttgccatgcgctctctgcccttgttGTAGCACGCagcctcctttggatgctcattttcccggccgcatctccctctgcctttgcccactggctgagggacttggaaggttcagacttcccgatccgcctgggcacagggatgatccccccttattttagtgaagttttcacaacattctccatttgctgtttccctttgcagcttcacccatttctgttgcagagtcagagatcctcaccatgggctctgccttcagctgtgcagattccatctgtgcaggcaggcagagcttggggtgaggggcagagggaatcagcccaattcctgccccaggcaagaagagccaggtccattgtccccactttgccccagcagtgttaatttgcatttctaaagctcctctgctggctgcctggaatgcagcttctcttccagagcagccttcagCAGCCTCACATGTGGCCCCACCAgaacctgctgctttttttttctttcaaatcgTCTATTTAGTGTTTATGAGTCAAAGAGTCacctttaaatctcttctgGTTTTCCAAATTGCAGCCTAAAGGTGAACGTCGAAAAACCCAGACCAAAACTTTGCCACCACTAAGAGCCATgcacaaacatacacaaaaaaattccaaggcaattaagttttttctacttctcctcGGAGTAAAAACTCGTTCTCACATCCCTGACCAAAACCTAATTGGCAATATAGAAGTAggattattacaaaaaatactctACTGCTATAAACTTTGCACTGAaagtgcaggaaaaagaaaaactccaCTAATATATTTAGTGTTAGAGTCAAggcattccttgattctggCCAGTGCTATAagtgaaaaatgatccagccaaattaaaaaaataaaaagaatttattttagcaatagagatctaacttagccagccacagggaaaaggacagtgcccagcccgggatcggcgctgggtgcaagacacagaaatcagcctcagcagaggtttcactctatgcccccacaccaccatcctggtacaagcgattttttatagggaaaattttgccgAGGCCAGGACTTCGGCATTCagtcttttgtttcatttaaagtcccataagttgatgagatttcttTCTCGGCGACAAtgtagagaaattcaaagtctggtgtagtggaagctcttgatgaaatttacagGAACAGAGTATTTacatgtatcggcccggggggatgatcctgatgtccatctcgggtcgttcacgcgatgatcagcgcctgggtgtctccatatcgcttcagataaggcccatctcctgcgAGCCACATCTCCTTGCTTGTAAatggtttcaacacacacttagttttgccggagaagggggggggcttctaatgccaagaggtacatcctaacaactatttaacattatatatatatgaagcaagaaaatggcgcgaattatacctgttacatataacaccaggatgtgcaacagaaatcattccatccccacatagcccgggtgtgcagagaaaatcgttccatgacacgtgggtttaactggatttttcccaaacttgatacagtctgaaccaatctaaatccattggtttaatgttctgcagtttcaagttgtgcagtttttagtatttgggttccttttggacccggatttcttggcttctgctgttctttaggtcggaactgctggatttccttctcagccttttccagagcaggtgtctccagctctgccgggggcagtgtctggggtaggtgttggttgctgtttgctgctgggcgttatctttgtgggaatcttttgggccattcccagagtGTTGAGATGTCAAACTCATCTCCACTGAGTGGTGgaacatcccttaaaaaaacctttaccatttctttccccgaggccaaggcaaaccaaggctgagtagagaaataaaatgttaaaaatgttaaagtctatgacctggtgtattttccatcagtgcaatcccaggcagcgcagtgtgtgagtgtgactgagacccagagtggaattgtgccgttgtcttcggcagcagctgtggcagtgcaggcccagaaagcactgaagctgcagcagtggcagcaaggattggccccggtggctggagatgcccaaggagggtgcccaggcagaggatttgagcagaggatgtgtgggcaggcccaggggcttgccccgctgtggagccctggctgctgctgcgctgccttcagtgcaggctccgtgggggcctcccatgctcctgctgcaggcgggaagtgcaaatctccggggcttcagagccctggagcccaggctgaggggtccccccgtgctcagctgtgctgggggctgtttctggcctcagggacacttggcatgggccacgccacttggccaccagtggtgctgctttggcctccttaggcagggcccgatgtcctgcttggatgttggaaacagcaaagtgccaaggcaggctctgtgccagcccagcttcctgtgggagggatttcacaagagacaggactctggccacagactgctttaaatgtacatcccttatccccaccctgcactgggtgGAGAATTACCAGGGTAAGGAATTCCCAAGATCAATTGCAAGGGAGAGAATTCAATATCGGCCCGGGGTCTGGCTCTTCTTCTTGCCAAAGCCAACGGCAAAAGCCGTACCCATGGCATCTTGGTTTACagccctgactccttcccaggggctgtttgggtgggctctcccctggccaggagggcaatgcctctgccaggtgcttgtggccgaccccgtcccctgggtgctggggcccccttgggccctggggttgatcccagaggggctgtaggagctgtgccatggcctttgccttcagcttggccttttgctcatcccttcttacattcagctgctgtgcctttgtgcccaagtgctccagggccttcttctgccactcctgcagccgcgctcactgcctgtgggtgctcatcctctgagagctgctgagctttgagcaaagtctttcctttctccagcgacccaaagcaaatgcttaatagaaaatcctgatccttccatgtacaatctgcagctcccagcgttCCCCACCTGGAGCCCACCTGCGCCCCCCCCTTGGCCCCATCGCCCCcgcgaggggaatttggggaggtgggagtggggcagcgccaaggccgggcccccccgcgctgtccttgcgggagcggctgcagtggggaccgagtgcgggcggaagcggccgagagcccagcgctgtcccagcctgacctgccccagctccatccctgcccctgcgctgggatgctgtgggtctggggggaagagggagccggcagtgggtgctgggcctgggggcaggaggagaagggaaggagaagcacggttgaggaacaaaatggtcaaaggatggacgtggcaggagaaggtgggattgtgcaggagaaggaggaatagcaggaggaagaggagtgtgaggaagagcagagacacaggaggaggagcagaaacaggaagcagcacaaggttccacccctccctgtgtctgcagcctccccccagccccaggagcgctgctccccccacatgcagcaggtgactgtgcagggggatccaggattttcacggggtgaatcttggtgtttctgagcATTCTTGGGCTAAATGttggtgctttggttttatgtggcagctgaatctttatcttttgcaggaggtttttgctgaattatgaggtttggggtgtttttgatCTGTGTCTTGAAGTTTGCAGGATTTGTgggctgaatcttggtgttttggaggttcttaCATACAAAAACTTACCAATGACTTCCTGAGATGAACTTGGGCAGGGAGGAACTTCCAGTCCCAGGTGctctcctcttgttttttccccaaaccaggagTTTTCATTCCCGTGGCGTGGCTggatgcaggaggaggaaaagccccggagatcctgcaggaggaggggctgcaaacccagcccagggagctgcgggGAGGAAGGAGCCCCTCTGAGCCAGGAAGGTGGCCGGAGATCCAGGCggagctcagagctggagaaaaagccacatggcagggagaagccacacaagtgcttggaatgtggaCAGGGTTTCAGGTTCAGCTCCAAGCTTATtgagcaccagaggatccacactggggaaaagCCCTACGattgtggggagtgtgggaagaggttcaGAAGAAGCTCAgccctgatccagcaccaggtggtccacactggggaacggccctacaagtgtggggagtgtgggcAGGGATTCAGCCACAGCTCAACCCTGATCCggcaccaggtgatccacactggggaacggccctacacctgcttggaatgtgggaagagctttgggtGGAGATCTGCCCTGAGAagacaccagcgcatccacactggggagaggccctacgagtgtccccagtgtgggaagaggtttcacacCAGCTCCGATCTCCTCAGACatgagcggattcacacagaggagaggcccttccgctgccccgactgcaggaACGGCTTCAAGCAAAACTCCCACCTCACCGTGCACtggcgcatccacaccggggagaggccctatgagtgtggggagtgtgggaagcgCTTCTCACAGAGCTCAACCTTGACcaaacaccaacggaggcaccactCACGCTGTGAGTGCCCCGAGTGAGGGCAGAGCTTCAtgctcttctccagctccatcccccatgggaggatccgggctggatgatccccagtgatccccattgggcagagccctggtgcccccgaatggggaataaaacagagagTTAAACAATGGAGCTGATAAAGGGGCCGATATCTGAGGCCTGACTGAGCAGAAACTGTGGGAGACACAGACATGGTTTAAGTCTCCCTGGGCAAGAAGTGACCAAGCAACCTGTTGTGAGACTTTGT of the Anomalospiza imberbis isolate Cuckoo-Finch-1a 21T00152 chromosome 36, ASM3175350v1, whole genome shotgun sequence genome contains:
- the LOC137464080 gene encoding zinc finger protein 135-like yields the protein MEKEEKPRISCRRRGCKSSPGSCGEERAPLSQERGRRSIWSSELVEKPHGREKPHKCLECGQGFSWSSTLMEHQNTHTGERPCECGECGESFSGTSDLTKHHRIHTGERPYECLECQKSFRRSSNLIRHQRIHSGERPYECRECGKSFRRSSHLMKHQRIHTGERPYECGECGKSFRQSSSLNVHQRIHTGERPYECSKCGKSFSQSYSLIKHQRIHTGERPYECSKCGKRFQTSSHLLTHYLVHTEERPFCCPDCGKGFRQKSHLIRHQRIHTGEGPYECPQCGKSFPSSSTLTKHQRSHRIHTGEKPYDCGECGKRFRRSSALIQHQVVHTGERPYKCGECGQGFSHSSTLIRHQVIHTGERPYTCLECGKSFGWRSALRRHQRIHTGERPYECPQCGKRFHTSSDLLRHERIHTEERPFRCPDCRNGFKQNSHLTVHWRIHTGERPYECGECGKRFSQSSTLTKHQRRHHSRCECPE